From Tripterygium wilfordii isolate XIE 37 chromosome 13, ASM1340144v1, whole genome shotgun sequence, the proteins below share one genomic window:
- the LOC120011862 gene encoding UDP-glycosyltransferase 75C1-like, whose translation MAESPHVLLVSFPSQGHINPALQFAIRLVHAGVQVTFATTFSAHKNVSKPQNTLPGLSFVGFSDGYDEAFSLGVNLDIYMSVFKHHGMKNLKQVILNINNDKESRPITRVFYCNLIPWVALVGRELHIPSTLLWNQAAAVLDIYYYNFHGYEGFIRDNIVNEDSFSLRLPRLPPLSGRDLPPFFLPSNVHEYVLPTWKAHVEVLDEEETKPIVLVNTFDALETEALKSIENYTLIGVGPLIPSAFLEGKDPSDHSLRGDLFKSSESKNYTDWLNLKGSSSVIYISFGSLSVLDKPQMEEVARALIGTGRPFLWVNRENQKGEGKQEEELSCRGELEKQGMIVPWCPQVEVLSHPSLGCFVTHCGWNSTFESLASGVPMVAFPQWTDQMPNAKMVEDVWKTGVRVRKNEAEGLVEADEIKRCLELVMGSNERGEKMRRNAKKWKDLAREAAMEGGSSDKNLKTFVNEVLRG comes from the coding sequence ATGGCTGAATCACCACATGTTCTGCTAGTTTCATTCCCTTCACAAGGCCACATAAACCCAGCTCTCCAATTCGCCATACGACTCGTCCATGCCGGCGTCCAAGTCACCTTTGCCACCACCTTCTCCGCCCACAAAAACGTCTCAAAACCCCAAAATACCCTTCCAGGCTTGTCCTTTGTCGGCTTCTCTGACGGCTACGATGAGGCCTTCTCCCTCGGGGTCAATCTTGACATTTACATGTCCGTGTTCAAACACCACGGCATGAAAAATCTCAAACAAGTGATTCTTAACATCAACAACGACAAAGAATCACGTCCGATTACACGCGTATTTTATTGTAATCTCATTCCTTGGGTGGCATTGGTGGGGCGTGAGCTTCACATTCCGTCGACGCTTCTTTGGAATCAAGCCGCGGCTGTTCTGGacatttattattataattttcatgGCTACGAGGGTTTTATTAGGGACAATATTGTCAATGAAGACTCCTTTTCGCTTAGATTGCCGCGTCTACCACCGTTAAGTGGCCGTGACCTACCGCCGTTTTTTCTGCCGTCAAATGTACATGAATATGTACTGCCGACATGGAAAGCACATGTTGAGGTTCTTGACGAGGAGGAGACCAAACCAATAGTGCTTGTCAATACATTTGATGCGTTAGAAACAGAAGCATTGAAGTCGATTGAGAACTACACTTTAATCGGCGTTGGACCGTTGATTCCATCTGCTTTTCTGGAGGGAAAAGATCCCTCCGACCATTCCTTGAGAGGCGATCTGTTCAAGAGTAGTGAATCGAAAAATTACACAGATTGGTTGAACTTGAAGGGTTCAAGTTCTGTAATTTATATATCGTTTGGAAGTCTCTCTGTTTTGGACAAACCTCAAATGGAAGAAGTGGCACGGGCTCTGATCGGTACAGGACGCCCATTTTTGTGGGTCAATAGAGAAAATCAGAAAGGAGaaggaaaacaagaagaagagttgAGTTGCAGAGGAGAACTTGAGAAACAGGGGATGATAGTGCCATGGTGTCCTCAGGTGGAGGTTTTATCTCATCCTTCGCTTGGATGCTTTGTGACTCATTGTGGGTGGAATTCGACATTCGAAAGCTTGGCTTCGGGAGTTCCAATGGTGGCGTTTCCTCAATGGACTGATCAAATGCCAAATGCAAAGATGGTGGAAGATGTGTGGAAAACAGGGGTGAGAGTGAGGAAGAATGAGGCAGAGGGGTTAGTTGAAGCTGATGAGATTAAGAGGTGTTTGGAATTGGTTATGGGGAGTAacgagagaggagagaagatgAGGAGAAATGCAAAGAAATGGAAGGATTTGGCAAGAGAAGCTGCCATGGAAGGTGGTTCTTCAGACAAGAATCTCAAGACTTTTGTTAATGAGGTCTTGAGGGGTTAA